In Cryptococcus deuterogattii R265 chromosome 4, complete sequence, a genomic segment contains:
- a CDS encoding DNA binding protein Ncp1 produces the protein MDRFSGDSLDASTQQQSNIASFTPQPVVPEFEPPTMAIAPANSEHDTLLANRAADLNLNNRPASRNTRRSSRANGIKAGAGKGVWDLEDGKTSGGKGVSDYAGMDGDRASMNRGENGNNPGLGSVLDADPKDFRDETYGDTERPNMNLRPSRSYIKPVPIVTTYDPQLPDDGSIKRRSVAGPVQSPSYKRPSSRAASIDNEPLQKSMSPRRESKTGSVRSNTYAADNHPNGYENQPPRLPSRTASARNRQFNEAGVAGVGAAVGGLAVGEVVSQQRQRELQGGNSRRNSGVALQDSGAVPRATTTFEEPSDNQQGPGARTVSPRPQSAFGHRPQPQLLAINEGQGENQQQDGRDSRAGVLGRNGTVISRANTLGRNGTLSRGANGGTIGSRKGAFGRGAGASVGTQPEEVLGRDDIHTRAELSERILDDTTLHRLSNMEKKDARRLTKIIKKEAKTEAQAVQTSIKELERLCVLQKEAAAAERKSQLRLTKWTTKEHKARMRFLKEKERYERIEGELRNAENDFEERRDHAAGLTAQVAEKTQDLDDLRAQKAADDREREVKILALKNPAHS, from the exons ATGGATAGATTTTCAGGTGATTCACTCGACGCATCCACACAGCAACAGTCCAATATTGCCTCTTTTACCCCTCAGCCTGTAGTCCCAGAGTTCGAGCCTCCCACCATGGCAATTGCCCCAGCTAATTCCGAGCATGATACTCTACTGGCCAACAGAGCCGCAGatctcaacctcaacaaTAGGCCAGCCAGCCGAAACACTCGCCGCAGCTCTCGTGCAAATGGGATTAAAGCTGGAGCCGGAAAAGGGGTTTGGGATCtcgaagatggaaagacCAGTGGAGGTAAAGGCGTGTCCGATTACGCGGGCATGGATGGAGACAGGGCCTCTATGAACCGTGGTGAGAACGGTAACAACCCTGGGCTGGGATCTGTTCTAGATGCGGATCCCAAGGACTTCCGAGACGAGACTTATGGTGATACTGAAAGACCCAA CATGAATTTGCGTCCTTCTAGGTCTTATATCAAACCTGTTCCTATCGTCACCACCTACGACCCTCAGCTCCCTGATGACGGTTCGATCAAGCGAAGATCTGTTGCCGGACCTGTTCAATCCCCCAGTTACAAACGTCCATCTTCTCGCGCCGCGTCCATTGACAATGAGCCTCTGCAAAAGTCCATGAGCCCTAGGCGCGAATCCAAGACTGGTTCCGTCCGCTCTAACACCTATGCGGCCGATAATCATCCTAACGGCTATGAGAATCAACcccctcgtcttccttccagGACGGCCTCTGCACGCAACCGCCAGTTTAACGAGGCTGGGGTTGCTGGAGTGGGCGCTGCCGTCGGAGGGCTTGCTGTTGGTGAAGTTGTCTCTCAGCAGCGTCAGCGAGAGCTTCAAGGAGGCAATTCGAGGCGTAACAGTGGAGTTGCCTTGCAGGACAGCGGAGCTGTGCCCCGTGCCACAACAACGTTTGAAGAGCCTTCCGACAATCAACAGGGTCCTGGCGCACGAACTGTATCTCCCCGCCCTCAGTCCGCCTTTGGCCATCGTCCCCAGCCGCAACTCCTGGCAATCAATGAAGGACAGGGCGAAAATCAGCAGCAAGACGGTAGGGATTCTAGGGCTGGTGTCCTCGGTAGGAACGGTACAGTCATAAGTCGAGCCAATACTCTGGGAAGGAACGGGACTTTGTCAAGGGGTGCCAATGGAGGGACGATTGGCAGCCGAAAAGGTGCTTTCGGTAGAGGCGCGGGCGCTAGCGTTGGTACTCAGCCTGAAGAGGTTCTGGGTCGGGA TGACATCCATACTCGTGCTGAACTTTCAGAAAGGATCCTTGATGATACcactcttcatcgcctttcTAATATGG agaaaaaggatgctCGTCGCTTGACGAAGATCATCAAAAAGGAAGCTAAAACTGAAGCGCAAGCAGTTCAAACCTCTATCAAAGAACTTGAGCGTCTCTGCGTCCTTCAGAAGGAGGCTGCCGCTGCTGAGCGCAAGTCTCAGCTTCGTCTTACAAAGTGGACTACCAAAGAACACAAAGCTAGGATGCGATtcttgaaggagaaagagaggtaTGAAAGGATTGAAGGCGAGTTGAGGAATGCCGAAAATGATTTCGAGGAGCGAAGGGATCATGCGGCGGGGTTGACAGCCCAGGTAGCTGAGAAG ACACAAGATCTTGATGATCTACGAGCTCAGAAAGCAGCGGATGACCGTGAACGAGAAGTCAAGATTTTGGCCCTCAAGAACCCCGCCCATAGTTAA
- a CDS encoding glucose transporter yields MMTGLPIPGPNADQATKDAFTLPAWEKSLITSILSAGTFFGAIIAGDLADYFGRRITIVSGCAVFIVGCCLQTASSGLGLLVAGRLVSGFGVGFISAIIILYMSEIAPRKVRGAIVSGYQFCITIGMLIASCVCYGTQNRTDSGSYRIPIALQFAWALILGGGLLLLPESPRWYVKAGKLDDARKALSRVRGQPMDSDYIKDEIAEIIANHEYETELTPNVTYLSSWAACFSGGIRNPGSNLRRTLLGITMQMMQQWTGVNFIFYFGTTFFTDLGTISNPFLISLITTLVNVCSTPVSFWTIERFGRRPLLIYGALGMLICEFIVGIIGVAKPGDTTVVKAQISFICIYIFFFASTWGPGAWVAIGEIFPLPIRSRGVGLSTASNWLWNCVIAVITPYLVGTDQANLGSKVFFLWGSTCILCFIYAYLFVWETKGLTLEQVDRMMEECTSPRHSPGWKPHTTFAAEAAHDKPAAEQQEKIGAATPSELLEQV; encoded by the exons ATGATGACGGGTCTTCCAATTCCTGGCCCCAATGCGGATCAAGCCACCAAAGACGCCTTCACTCTGCCAGCTTGGGAGAAGTCTTTGATCacttccattctttccgCTGGAACTTTCTTTGGCGCGATCATCGCTGGTGACCTTGCCGATTACTTCGGTCGAAGGATTACTATCGTTTCCGGCTGTGCTGTTTTCATTGTTGGTTGCTGCCTGCAAACTGCTTCATCGGGTCTCGGTTTG CTGGTGGCCGGTCGTCTTGTCTCTGGCTTTGGGGTCGGTTTTATTTCAGctatcatcattctttACATGTCGGAGATCGCCCCTAGGAAG GTTCGAGGTGCCATCGTCTCTGGCTATCAGTTTTGTATCACTATTGGCATGCTTATTGCCTCTTGTGTATGTTACGGCACTCAGAACCGTACCGATAGCGGGTCGTACCGTATCCCCATCGCCCTCCAGTTTGCTTGGGC CCTTATCCTTGGTGGTGGTCTTTTGTTACTTCCAGAATCCCCTCGTTGGTATGTCAAAGCCGGCAAGCTAGACGACGCCAGAAAAGCCCTGTCTCGAGTTCGAGGACAGCCCATGGATTCCGACTACATCAAGGATGAAATCGCTGAGATCATCGCCAACCACGAGTACGAGACAGAGCTTACACCCAATGTGACTTACCTCTCCTCTTGGGCTGCCTGTTTCTCTGGTGGTATCCGCAATCCTGGATCCAACCTCCGACGAACGCTTCTCGGTATTACCATGCAAATGATGCAGCAGTGGACTGGTGTCAA cttcatcttctacttTGGAACTACCTTCTTTACCGACCTCGGGACTATTTCGAACCCTTTCTTGATCTCTCTCATTACTACTTTAGTCAACGTCTGCTCTACACCCGTATCCTTCTGGACTATCGAGCGATTTGGACGACGACCCCTTCTTATCTATGGTGCTCTCGGTATGCTCATCTGCGAGTTCATTGTTGGTATCATTGGTGTCGCCAAGCCCGGGGACACCACAGTCGTTAAGGCTCAGatctctttcatctgcatttacatcttcttcttcgcgtCAACTTGGGGTCCAGGTGCTTGGGTTGCCATTGGAGAAATCTTCCCTTTGCCTATCAGGTCTCGAGGGGTTGGACTCTCCACCGCTTCTAACTGGCTCTGGAACTGTGTGATCGCTGTGATTACACCTTATCTTGTCGGGACAGATCAAGCC AATCTCGGTTCGAAAGTCTTTTTCCTCTGGGGTTCAACCTGCATCCTATGCTTTATTTACGCCTATCTCTTTGTATGGGAGACCAAGGGCCTTACCTTGGAGCAGGTGGACCGTATGATGGAGGAATGCACTAGTCCAAGGCACTCTCCAGGCTGGAAACCTCACACTACCTTTGCTGCTGAGGCCGCCCACGACAAGCCTGCGGCTGAACAACAAGAGAAGATTGGTGCTGCTACCCCATCCGAGCTCCTTGAGCAGGTCTAG
- a CDS encoding ankyrin repeat-containing protein translates to MAQTSGKNLWVAASDGDIERVKYLIEQEDCTPNDKDANSYTPLHAAASYAHIDLLSYLLSIGGDPNLTDDDGETPLYVVESIEVAKFLIDNGADPKWKNEEGLTAAEQLEEEHPDVAAFLRSLTGEVAPTRPEGMDDEREVADGDISNGQISQLALDNYTATQTAALLQEAQRIMEECARDGVEPDERLREVVERAVRDGLAFGREAGEDEAPAPAEDDQQKRARED, encoded by the exons ATGGCTCAAACATCTGGGAAGAACCTTTGGGTAGCCGCTTCTGACGGCGATATCGAACGAGTCAAA TACTTGATCGAGCAGGAAGATTGCACCCCTAACGACAAAGATGCCAATTCATACACTCCTCT TCACGCAGCTGCCTCTTACGCTCACAtcgatcttctctcctACCTACTTTCAATCGGCGGTGATCCCAATCTCACAGATGACGACGGCGAAACACCCCTCTATGTTGTTGAAAGCATAGAAGTTGCCAAGTTTCTCATTGACAACGGTGCCGACCCCAAgtggaagaatgaagaaggtttGACAGCTGCCGAAcagctggaggaagagcacCCTGATGTGGCTGCATTCCTCCGAAGTTTGACAGGCGAAGTGGCGCCTACAAGACCGGAGggtatggatgatgaaaggGAAGTGGCGGATGGAGATATCTCCAATGGTCAAATATCCCAGCTCGCTTTGGATAACTATACAGCAACGCAAACTGCTGCTTTACTTCAAGAGGCGCAACGGATCATGGAAGAATGTGCCAGAGATGGTGTGGAACCGGACGAGCGGCTGAGAGAAGTTGTAGAGCGGGCAGTAAGGGATGGATTGGCCTTTGGAAGGGAAGccggagaagatgaagccCCCGCACCAGCGGAAGACGACCAGCAAAAGCGGGCTAGAGAGGACTAG
- a CDS encoding cohesin complex subunit psm1: MPLKRLELYDFKSYRGKQVISFGDAPFVSVIGPNGAGKSNLMDAISFVLGVKSAQLRSTQLKDLIYRGRRAATREVGSETQTQTESGDDPSDARSAWVMAVYMDDAGKDWTFRRSVSMSGFSSYFLDGRSVAWKDYNAQLAKFNILVKAKNFLVFQGDVEGVASQDSKALARLIDRISGSLDLAPSYEAAKAAQEKATEASSMNYARKRSMLTEAKHFREQQEEIKQWERLNDSKDALTQRLILWRLYHLTNKISQSTQKVEEASGRLAEFRAASSEADSRLSDVKREQAKAQLNVKKREANLKKAEKAYEDKKPDLVAIDTQIAHSEKRASGAAAQEEKVKRDEKRQADTVKELEKGLEQITKNMEEAGERQRQRSQASGITLSEADLNEYRQLRASANLHAVQERQQLETLRREQKNLRDALASVEDQMQQAQRQREKLAGEVDSLGEREETMTAKMNEMNDERERIKGQLDHAQAERRRINMRETEINERLQDTYHKLLQAGADRRENERETRLKETLASLKRIFPGVHGRVVDLCRPVATKYDTAVMTVLGKNIDAVVVEHEKVAIDCIEYMRNQRAGQATFIPLDTIQVKPVPERLRNFARGARLAIDCIEYDPAVERAMQHACSSSLICDTMDIARYVCYERAQEVKAVTLDGTVIHKSGLITGGQGAGGGRKFDDKEVEGLNKLKETYLAQLQELYRSKPQDKGDEALLESLSRLDAESNIAKDDLHAIQVRLRGVREELTHAISTIERLTPDVGARSQSAASSEERSAALVEIIEQADDEVFSAFCQRIGVSNIREYEDVQLRIAKEANEAMESFAAQQARVKHQIDFESSQLRNTRERIAHLRDLATKAENSVTELRSQREEIQGELESLRAEIDRQRGKLNDANDVRDEVVRRVDEMRERSRKAQKTLDRAIKEIATWNDEISKYASDRHAIYRRCRLEEIDLPLIKGRLDKVPIEEPTKDEDGIMEDEKATQKPVEVDDYGLEPDFDILEEEDRANEDEEVGREFEAQISKMRNDLERLVPNMKAVERLDEVERELDDAEREAEETRKESKRAKDDFQAIKKKRCDLFNKAYNHMSEVIDKIYKDLTKSQNQVGGTAWFTLEEAEEPYLSGVNYSTMPPGKRFAEMEQLSGGEKTMAALALLFAIHSFHPAPFFVLDEVDAALDATNVQKLSRYIRSQADRNVQFLIISLKSTLYEKADGLVGVYREQEQNSSMTLTLDLRKYGN; the protein is encoded by the exons ATGCCGCTCAAACGGTTGGAGCTATACGACTTCAAGTCGTATCGAGGAAAACAG GTCATCTCTTTCGGCGATGCTCCTTTCGTCTCAGTCATAGGTCCAAATGGCGCTGGCAAGTCTAATTTAATGGATGCCATCTCTTTTGTTTTAGGAGTCAAATCAGCGCAGCTCCGATCAACCCAACTTAAGGATTTGATCTAtcgtggaagaagagctgcaACTCGAGAAGTGGGGAGTGAAACTCAGACACAGACTGAAAGTGGAGACGATCCCAGCGACGCTAGGTCTGCCTGGGTAATGGCGGTCTATATGGATGATGCTGGTAAAGACTGGACCTTCCGCCGCAG TGTGTCTATGTCGGGATTCTCCTCTTATTTTTTGGATGGAAGATCCGTTGCTTGGAAAGACTACAATGCTCAACTTGCCAAGTTCAATATCCTTGTTAAAGCAAAAAACTTTTTGGTATTCCAAGGCGATGTTGAAGGGGTGGCTAGTCAGGATAGTAAAGCTCTTGCTCGTTTGATCGACCGGATAAGCGG TTCTCTTGACCTGGCTCCCTCTTATGAAGCGGCTAAAGCTGCCCAGGAGAAGGCCACAGAGGCGTCCTCAATGAACTAtgcgaggaaaaggagcaTGCTCACAGAAGCCAAACATTTTAGAGAGCAACAGGAGGAAATCAAACAGTGGGAAAGACTTAACGACTCCAAG GACGCCTTGACGCAACGCCTCATACTGTGGAGATTATATCACCTCACCAACAAGATCAGCCAGTCTACCcagaaggttgaggaagcAAGTGGTCGTCTAGCTGAGTTCAGAGCCGCCAGT AGTGAAGCCGACAGCAGACTATCTGATGTCAAGAGAGAGCAAGCCAAAGCGCAGCTAAATGTCAAGAAACGCGAAGCGAATCTCAAGAAAGCGGAAAAGGCCTATGAAGACAAA AAACCCGATCTAGTGGCCATCGATACCCAGATCGCTCATTCCGAGAAAAGGGCGAGCGGTGCCGCTGCccaggaagaaaaagtaaagagggatgagaagagGCAGGCAGACACGGTTAAAGAGCTCGAGAAGGGTTTGGAGCAGATTACGAAAAATATGGAGGAGGCCGGAG AGAGGCAGCGGCAAAGAAGTCAAGCTTCGGGGATAACTCTGTCGGAAGCTGACTTGAACGAGTATCGCCAGTT ACGCGCATCCGCTAATCTTCATGCTGTCCAAGAACGTCAGCAGCTTGAAACGCTTCGGCGTGAACAGAAGAACCTTAGAGATGCTCTTGCTTCGGTGGAGGACCAGATGCAGCAAGCTCAGCGACAGCGCGAAAAGCTTGCTGGAGAAGTTGACAGCCTCGGCGAACGGGAGGAAACT ATGACTGCCAAGATGAAtgagatgaatgatgagcGAGAGCGTATCAAAGGCCAACTGGACCATGCACAGGCCGAAAGGCGTCGAATCAA TATGAGGGAGACTGAAATCAATGAGCGTCTTCAGGATACCTATCACAAGCTTCTCCAAGCTGGGGCTGATAGGCGTGAAAATGAAAGGGAGACTAGGCTAAAGGAGACTCTCGCTAGCCTTAAACGAATTTTTCCCGGCGTACATGGTCGAGTTGTTGACCTGTGTAGGCCCGTGGCAACGAAATACGATACTGCTGTCATGACCGTTCTGGGTAAAAATATCGACGCAGTAGTTGTCGAACATGAGAAGGTTGCTATCGACTGCATCGAG TACATGCGGAATCAACGAGCAGGACAAGCTACTTTCATCCCTCTTGACACCATACAAGTTAAACCTGTCCCTGAGAGGCTTCGCAACTTCGCTCGTGGTGCCCGGCTTGCCATTGATTGCATTGAGTATGATCCCGCCGTTGAGCGGGCTATGCAGCATGCTTGTAGTAGCTCATTAATTTGCGATACTATGGATATCGCGAGATATGTCTGCTATGAAAGGGCTCAGGAAGTCAAAG CTGTAACATTGGATGGCACTGTGATCCACAAAAGCGGTTTAATCACGGGTGGCCagggagcaggaggaggtaGGAAATTTGACGATAAAGAAGTCGAAG GTCTTAATAAATTAAAGGAAACCTACCTTGCCCAGCTTCAAGAACTTTATCGATCAAAACCTCAAGACAAAGGCGACGAAGCTCTCTTGGAGAGCCTTTCTCGACTTGATGCTGAATCCAATATCGCCAAGGATGACCTC CATGCTATACAAGTCCGTCTTCGTGGCGTTCGTGAGGAACTCACACATGCCATCTCCACAATTGAACGTCTCACCCCCGACGTCGGGGCTCGCTCCCAGTCTGCCGCGTCTTCAGAGGAGCGTTCAGCTGCTCTAGTGGAAATTATTGAGCAggctgatgatgaggtaTTCAGCGCTTTCTGTCAGAGGATTGGTGTTTCTAATATCAGGGAGTACGAAGACGTACAACTCAGAATTGCCAAGGAGGCGAATGAGGCCATGGAGAGCTTCGCAGCTCAGCAGGCGAGGGTAAAACATCA GATTGACTTTGAGTCCTCTCAGCTCAGAAACACTCGCGAGCGCATTGCCCACCTTCGAGACCTCGCTACCAAAGCAGAGAACAGCGTCACCGAACTACGTTCTCAGCGCGAGGAAATCCAGGGGGAACTCGAGTCCCTTCGAGCCGAAATTGATCGTCAGCGAGGTAAACTCAACGATGCTAATGACGTACGCGACGAAGTGGTTCGCCGGGTTGATGAGATGCGTGAACGCTCTCGAAAAGCGCAAAAGACTTTGGACAGGGCGATCAAAGAGATTGCGACATGGAACGACGAGATCTCGAAGTATGCCTCTGATAGACATGCGATCTATAGAAGGTGTAGACTAGAAGAGATTGATCTGCCGTTGATCAAAGGAAGACTTGACAAAGTTCCGATCGAAGAA CCCACCAAAGATGAGGACGGGAtaatggaggatgagaaagctACTCAGAAACCAGTGGAAGTAGATGATTACGGCTTAGAACCGGACTTTGATATCttagaagaggaggatagaGCG aacgaagatgaagaagtcgGTCGCGAATTCGAAGCTCAGATCTCCAAAATGAGAAATGATCTCGAACGTTTGGTTCCGAATATGAAAGCGGTGGAACGACTGGACGAGGTTGAGAGGGAGCTGGACGATGCAGAACGAGAAGCGGaggagacgaggaaggagagcaaACGAGCAAAGGACGATTTCCAGGcgataaagaaaaagag ATGCGATCTGTTCAACAAGGCATATAATCACATGTCTGAAGTCATTGATAAGATCTACAAGGATCTGACTAAAAGCCAGAATCAAGTAGGAGGTACAGCCTGGTTTACCCTTGAAGAGGCCGAG GAACCGTATCTTAGTGGTGTCAATTATAGCACCATGCCTCCGGGTAAAAGATTCGCGGAAATGGAACAACTTTCTGGAGGTGAAAAGACGATGGCtgctcttgcccttttgTTCGCCATCCACAG CTTTCATCCTGCGCCTTTCTTTGTCCTTGACGAAGTTGATGCAGCTTTAGATGCCACAAATGTACAGAAACTGTCAAGATACATACGAAGCCAGGCCGACAGGAATGTACAGTTTTTGATTATTTCCTTGAAGAGCACTTT ATACGAAAAAGCGGACGGATTGGTTGGTGTATATCGAGAGCAAGAGCAGAATAGCTCAATGACCCTAACTCTCGATCTGAGGAAG TATGGAAACTAG
- a CDS encoding hexokinase — translation MMNFFDIRKQIEPYFVLNDEKLVDIVKHFRKEMEEGLANYGKDMAMIPTFVTGVPDGTEEGVFLALDLGGTNLRVCLIVLQGNNQFKIEQQKYKVSEELKTGQARVLFDYIAESVDNFLTEVENHSDVAIPVTSEPLHLGFTFSFPVEQTAIDAGKLLTWTKGFNTKNAIGHDVVRLLQDAFDRKHMHVRCSALVNDTVGTLLSRSYQSGPALIGAIFGTGTNGAYIDKSRTISKLGKEKIEEAEKGGEHAGKYMVVNTEWGAFDNKRLCLPVSLFDNKLDRESINPRKQMFEKMVSGMYLGEITRNILLYLIDSSLLFEGHSSEVLNTHYGFDTSFVSGIEGITSPEEVTQLIIKELKVDPKHITDKCPEIVQWTVRMVADRACKLAACAIAAIVLHTGNDKAPEGEKDKGVDVGVDGSVAQFLPMFNERVMAGLKAILGEKGAARVNIGLAKDGSGVGAALTALQAKKALDQRSDRSTPYVPGKRAP, via the exons ATGATGAATTTCTTCGACATTCGCAAGCAAATTGAACCTTATTTCGTCTTAAACGATGAAAAGCTCGTCGACATCGTCAAGCACTTCCGtaaggaaatggaggaaggTCTTGCGAATTATGGAAAAGACATGGCTATGATTCCTACTTTCGTTACTGGTGTTCCAGATGGtactgaagaagg CGTATTCTTGGCTTTGGATCTTGGAGGTACCAATCT ACGTGTTTGTTTGATTGTTCTGCAAGGCAACAACCAATTCAAGATTGAACAGCAAAAGTACAAAGTGTCAGAGGAACTCAAGACTGGCCAAGCCCGTGTGCTCTTTG ATTACATTGCAGAATCTGTTGATAACTTCCTTACCGAAGTTGAGAATCACAGTGATGTTGCTATACCTGTCACTAGCGAGCCCCTGCATCTTGGGTTTACTTTTAG TTTCCCCGTGGAACAAACTGCCATCGACGCGGGCAAATTACTTACATGGACCAAGGGCTTCAACACGAAGAACGCTATCGGCCACGATGTCGTCCGCCTTTTACAAGACGCTTTCGACCGCAAGCACATGCACGTTCGCTGCAGTGCATTGGTTAATGAC ACCGTGGgcacccttctttcccgCTCATATCAAAGTGGTCCTGCTCTCATCGGTGCCATTTTCGGCACCGGTACAAATGGTGCTTATATCGACAAGTCACGAACCATTAGCAAGTtgggcaaagaaaagattgaagaggctgagaagggCGGCGAGCATGCTGGGAAATATATGGTCGTCAACACTGAATGGGGAGCGTTTGACAACAAG AGGCTGTGCTTGCCAGTCTCCCTTTTTGACAATAAGTTGGATCGAGAAAGCATAAACCC GCGGAAACAAATGTTTGAAAAAATGGTGTCCGGCATGT ACTTGGGTGAAATTACTCGTAACATTCTTCTCTACCTGATCGattcctctctcctcttcgagGGTCACTCCAGTGAGGTTCTCAACACGCATTATGGCTTCGACACCTCTTTTGTCTCTGGTATCGAGGGAATCACTTCTCCCGAGGAGGTGACACAGTTGATCATCAAGGAACTCAAGGTCGACCCAAAGCACATCACGGATAAGTGTCCCGAGATTGTTCAGTGGACGGTCCGAATGGTTGCGGACCGAGCTTGCAAGCTGGCCGCCTGCGCTATTGCGGCTATTGTCCTCCATACTGGCAATGACAAGGCTCCAGAGGGTGAAAAAGACAAGGGTGTAGATGTTGGTGTGGATGGCAGTGTTGCCCAGTTTTTACCCATGTTTAATGAGAGGGTGATGGCCGGGCTGAAGGCCATTCTCGGAGAGAAGGGTGCGGCAAGAGTGAACATAGGACTGGCCAAGGATGGGAGTGGTGTCGGTG CCGCCCTGACTGCCCTTCAGGCCAAGAAGGCATTAGATCAGCGATCCGACAGGTCGACCCCGTACGTCCCTGGCAAACGTGCACCTTAA